The genomic DNA ATGATATATCTGAAATCACTTTAAAAAAGGTAAATAAGGAAAATACAGAAATTAATTTTGTTAAAAAGTTTTTACCAAATTATGACGACAAAAAAGAAATTTTAAATGACGTAATTATTGACAATTTATATAGTGATTCTATTTTGTTTAACAAATTAGAAATAATAGATGATGGCGAAGACATATTAGAGGATATTGAATTTGCTAAAAATAAAATAAAATTTTCTGAAATAATAAACAATATTAATTTTGAAAACAATAGCCTTTTAATATTAAAAAATAAATTTGATTTTTTTGAATTAGACTATATTAATAATTCAACAATAGCCGGATTAGAAATACCATATTTAATTAACGAAAATAAAATAATTAATAAAAAAGAAAATGTGTTTGAAATTGAAAATTTAAAAAATGTAAATGTTTTAGATAGAATTAATTATTCAAATATATGAAGACAACTTTCAAATGATATTTATTTTAAATATTATTATTTAATTTCTAAAGATATGTCAAATTCTTTTGTAGAGTTTAAAAATTTAGAATTAGAAGATTATTATAAAAACACAGCAAATGAATTTCCTATTAAATAAATAATTTATTTATAAAAAAAGAAAATATATTTCAATAAACATATTTTCTTTTTTTAATTATTTAAAATAAAAAAATGGCGATCACGAGAGGATTCGAACCTCTGACAACAAGCTTAGAAGGCTTGTGCTCTATCCTGCTGAGCTACGCGACCACGTATAATTATTTTACCAAAAAAATGTATTTTTTTATAAAAATAATTAAAAATAAATATTTAAAAAAATTTGTATAGTAATAAGCAAATAATAATCAAACATTAATAATTTTTTTCTAAACTAAATTTTACGGGATACTAAAAAAGTCACACTTTTTGTGTGACTTTTTTAAATAAATAGAAATTAAAATAAAGTAAATTGATCTGTATCATTAAGATTTTTTAAAATACCCATAGCTTTTATAGTTTCAAAAAGAGTTTTATTTACATCCGTTCTATTCTTAAAATCCTCTTTTGATTTAAAAGGAGACTCATTTCTAGCTTGAACTATAGATTCTGCAACAGCAGGCCCTAAACCATCTATTGAATCAAAAGGAGGTATTAAACAATTTTTATCATTATCAACTATTCATTCATGTGCTTGAGATTTTTCAATATCAATTTGTTCGATATACATTCCTCTTGCGTACAGTTCTTCTGTTATTTCTAATACAGGTATTAAGTCTTTTTCTTTTGTTGAAATTAAATCAGAATTCTTATTTTTTAATTCAATTAATTTGGTTGTTACTTTTGTCCCATTACGTTTATCAACCATATTAGAAATGTCTATTGCTCTTGCATGACTTGCAAAATAACTTGCATAAAAAGCTAGAGGGTAATATACTTTAAATCACGAAATCCACCAAGCCATTAACACATAAGCAACAGCGTGAGCTTTTGGGAAAAGATAAACTATTTTATTCATACTTTTTATTTGTCATTCTGGAACATTATGATTTTTTAATAAATCAATTTCTTCGTCTGTCAAACCTTTTCCTTTACGTATTTTTTCCATTATTTTAAAAGCTAATGAGTTTTCTACACCTTTGTTTATTAACATGTACATTATATCTTCACGACAAGAAATAACATCATCAATTTTTAAGCCTTGTTTTAAAATTAAGTCTTGAGCATTCTCTAATCAAACATTTTCCCCATGGCTTAATCCAGAAACAGATACTAAGTCAGCAAATGATTTTGGTTTAGCTTGTACTAACATTTGTCTAACAAAGTTAGTTCCGAATTCAGGAATTCCTAATGCGCCAGTAGGCTCGTTTTGAACTTGCTCTTTTTTTATTGATAAAGCTTCAATATTTATAAAAGATTCTATAACTTTTTCATCTTTGTGAGGTATATCATCAACGCTAACTCCAGTATATTCTTGAAGTTTTCTTATTATAGTGGGATTATCATGCCCTAACATATCAAATTTTAATACATTATCATGTATAGCATGGTAATCAAAATGTGTTGTAAATCATGAAGATTCAGTATCATTAGCAGGATAATTTACTGGTGTAAAATCATAAACTTCAAATTCTTTAGGAATTATTATTACACCTCCAGGATGTTGGCCTGTTGTTCTTTTAATTTTTTCTAATTTCGTTCCTATAAATAAGGCAAATGAGTCCGAAAAATCCTTGTTAACTTCTTCCATATAGTTTTTAGCATAACCATATCCAGTTTTTTCAGCAACAGTTTGAATAGTGCCAGCTCTAAAAGTATGATTTTCCCCAAATATATTTTTGATTTCATCATGTATTTTACCTTGAAATTCACCAGAAAAGTTTAAGTCAATATCAGGAACTTTATCGGCTTTAAAACCTAAAAAAGTTTCAAAAGGTATATTATGGCCTTCACCTTTTACCAATTCACCACAATTATTGCATTCTTTGTCATCTAAATCATAACCATTTCTAACTTCTGGATTTTCGACTAATTCAAAAAACTTACATTTTTTACAAATGTAATGAGGTGGCAAGGGATTAACTTGACTAATGCCAGAAAGTGTTGCAACAAATGAAGAACCAACAGATCCCCGACTACCAACAACATACCCTTGATCTACAGACATTTTAACAAGTTTGTGAGTAATTCAGTAAATAACACTAAAACCATAATTAATGATAGGGTTAATTTCTGCTTCAATTCTATCTTTAATTAGCGGAGGTAAATTTTCTCCATATATTTCATGGGCTGTCTTATAAACATATTCTCTTAGTTTGACATCAGAATTATCAAATTTAGGTGTAAATAAACCTTCTTTTATGATTTGTAAATCTTCAGTCATTTCGTTAATTTTATTCGGGTTTTCAATAACTATTTCGTTAACTAATTCTTTATTATTCAAGAAGTTAAAAGAATCAATCATTTCTTGAGTATTTAAGAATTTTTGGTCTGGCAAAGGTAAATCATATTTAAAGTCTGAATCGTATAAATAGTGTCTTACGTTTTTTATTCCTTTTGCATAAACCAATGTTTTAAAAAATTCTTTATCTTTATCATCTAAATATCTAGCATCAGATGTTGCTATAACAAGCTTATTCATTTTCTTAGCAAAGTGTATAATTTCCTCTATTCCTTTTAGTAAGTCATTTTCGGTAATTATATTTCTATCCACAAAATGTTTCATATTTTGAGGTGGTAATATTTCAATAAAATCATATATTTCTAATTCTTTTAAAAAATCTTCTTGACATGAATAAAAATATTTATCATACAATCTTGATTTTAGAGTGCCTGAACCTATTAATATATTATTTCTATTAATATTTTGAATTGTACTTAAATAAGTTTTTGGACCATTATTATAATTTTCAGTTAAACTCTTTGTAATAAGTTTATATTGCTCTTTTAAACCGTTAGTATTTTTAATTATTGTACTTATTTCATTTGGATATTTTCTTGATTCAAATTCTTTTGAAGTATATTTTGTTAAATCTTCAAATGTATTAATATTTATTTTTTTTAATTCGTTTAAAAGGTTAATTCAAATATCTGCTAAAACATTTGCATCATAGTCTGCACGGTGAGCAATTTCAGAATCATAATCAATTCCAAGTCTATTTGCAACTTGACCTAATTTATGACTTCTTTTTTCAGGGTTTAACATTCTAGAAATTGCTAATGTGTCTATAACAGTGACATTAGGAAAAGGAATTTCATTTAATCTAAATTGTTCTTTTAAAAAGTTATAGTCAAATCTTGCATTGTGTGCTAAGGCAACTTTATTATTTAAAATATCATAAATTTTTAAAAGAGATTCTTTTATTGAGAAACCTTCGTCCTCGATTAATTTATCAGTAATTTTTGTTAAATCTATTGTAAATTGAGATAATTTATTCTTAGGCTTTGCAAAAAATTGATTTTTATCTTTTTTTCTTAAATTAGTATCTACTGTTATTGACCCAAATTCTATTAATTCATGGAATCTTGGACTTAAACCAGTTGTTTCAATATCGAAAGAAACAAATTCAAAATCTGATATATTACCTTTTAAAATAGGGCCGTATACAGATTTATTATAGTCATCTATTACTGAATAAGTTGCACCGTATATACCTTTAATATTATTTTTTTTACAAGCTAGATAAAATTCGGGATAACCTTGAACCCCATCTAAATCCATTATTCCAACAGACGACATACCGAGTTTTTTAGCTCTTTCTACAATTTCATTTGGTTGCATTAATCCATCCATTGTATTCATTTTTGAGCAAGCATGCAATTCTATTCTTTTTATTGGATTATTATCTATGTTTATTTCAAACAAAGAATTAGAAGAAGTTATTGTATTAACATAAACAAAAAAACCTCTAGAAACTCTTTCAAGAGAAGGTATTTGAGCGTTAATTTTTACTCAATTACCTATTTCTATTAAATCAAGATCTTCTCTTTTAAATTCGCCTTTTGAATATCAATTGCATTTAACGGCTTCTTTATAATTTGAAACATAAAATGTAAATGAAGATTGGCCGTTTCTATAAACTGGTTTTTTGTCCTTTTTAAAAACTTCGCCCACAAAACTTACATATGAATTATTATCGACATCTTTAATTTTCTCTAATGAAATATTTTGATAATTTATATTTGCAAATGTTTTTTTAGGATTTCTAAATTTATTTTCAGGGTATGAATTATTTTTTGTAATTTCTATTGCTTTATTAGAAAAGTGATCTAACATTTTTTTTATTTTTTCATTTTTTTCTTGAATATTTTCTTCTAATACATATTCTTGTTTTTCTTCGTTTTTGATAAACGTAAAAATAATTTCTTTAAAACCAAATTTTTTTATTTTTTCATGAATTGATTCAAAAATTTCTTTGTAATAATTAAATTCATTATTATCAAGTTTAATAATCAATTCATTATTTTTTAATTCTAAAATTTCATTTAAATTTAATTTAAGTATTTTGTTAAATTTATTTTTTTCATTAATTAAAACATTAATAAAATCAATAATACTTTCTTTTGTGTATTGAATTTTCGACATTATAAAATCTACTTCAATTTTAAAAATATCTTTTTTACTTTTTATTTCTTTATAAATAAAAATGAATTCAGAAGGAGTTATAAAATCATTAAATTTTAATTTAAAATAAATAGAATCAATAAAATTATTAAATTCATCAGTGTTTTTCTTGTATTCAAGATTTAAAAGTTCAGTGTTTTTTAAATTTTCCGGTACTTTTATTTGAACGCTTTCACAAAAAAGATGAAATTTTTTAACATTATAATTTAAATAGTCCATAATGTTTTAATCATATCAAAGTTATAATTATTTTTATTTTATAAATAAAAAAATAAGAAAAAAAGCAGTTATTAACTGCTTGCTAAATTGTAATTTACATCTTTACATGGTAACCAATATAATTTGGTTACCATTTTTATATATTATTTTCAAATATTACTATCGGGTAATCAAAAATACAAGCAGTGGTTCACCACACCTATTTTTAGTGGTTGAAAAAGTACAGCAACGCAGTTTATTATTATTTATTTTTGCTACTTTTTTTAAAAAAGTAGAAATAAAAAAAGAAAAACTTAAGACATTTTCCTTTCTATTTTTTAGTTTTCCAGAATTTATTTCTTGAACCGTTACTTTCTCGTTTTTTATTTTGTCAACTGTAAAGTTTTTCGTTTAATGGTATATTTAGACCAGGCTCTTTTATTTCACAAAGTGCATACATTTCAGAAGCACTTAAGTAACCATGTATTTTTCTTGGAATATTGTTTATTTCTCGTTGAACTTTTAAAATTTCATTATTAGAAATTAAATTAAAATCAGTTTTTTTCTTAAAAAAACGTCTAACATATCCATTAAAATTTTCGTTTGTTCCTCTTTGCTGAGAAGCATAAGGATCTGCCTTATAAATAAAAATTTTTAACTTATATCCAATTATAAAAAGTGAATTAAATTCAAATCCATTATCAGATGTTATTGACTTAACATTTAAATTGTATATTTTTATTAGTTCAAATAATATTAAAGCAATATACCAAGGGTTTTTACTGTCAACTTTTACCAAAATACCATATCTGCTGTATCTTTCGACAAATGATAGAATGTGTGAATGCCCTGCTTTTTGTTTTCCTACAATTAAATCTATTTCCCAATGGCCAAAAGTACTTCTTTCGTTTATTTCTCTTGGTCTTGTTCAAAACGGTCTGACTCATCTAGCACCAACTAATCTTTTATAAGCAGGTCCACCATCCCTTTTTCCGCCTTTTGTGTATTGTTTCCTCAAAATATTTTTTCGCTTTATTACTCATAAATTTGAATTTATCCAGTTATAAACTGTTTTAATGCTTGGTATCTTAAAATTAAAATTATTTTTAATATATAAATGTGTTAGTTCAACGCTAAAAGTTTTTTTGTTATATTTGTTTTTAAACTCTTTAGAGTAGTGTTTATATGAATTCATTTTATTTATAAATTTAAAATGATTTTTTCATTTTTCTCTATTTCTATGCTTTACTTCTGCATATTCAGAGTTATAACCTCAATAATCAGAATTTATTTTTATTTCATTTGAAATAGATTGTCTTGAAATATTTAAAATTTTTGCTATTTCTGAAATAGTTTTTCTTTCAACATTTAAACTAATATCTATAATGCTTCTTATTTTATAATTAATTTTAATATAATTCATTTGCTGTGATCTCAAGTTTTTCTTGGGATTTTTTTATATAAAAAAACACCCTTTTTTAATTTTTGCATAAAAAAGGGTGTCAAGATGTAAATTACAATGTGGCAAGCAGTTATTAACTGCTTTTTCATTAGTTTAAGAAGTAAAATAAAAATTCTTCTACAGCTTCAGCACGTTTTTTGTAATATGTTGATTTTGAAAAAAACTCTTCATATCAAAATTTATTATTTTCATTTTTAAAAATAAAATCATTTAATAAAATAATTTTATTTGCATAATTTAATTTAGAAATTGTATCTTTTATTCTTCCATGAATTTTATTAAGTTTATAATTATTAATTTGATCTAATGAAGTAATAGTTATACCGTTTTTATTCATTTCATTAATTTTAAGTTTATTTATTTCTAAATTACAAATAGTTTGAACTATTTTGTATTTTTCATTATTTCTTAAAAGTGAATGTATTTCTTTTATATAATCAACATTAATCATAATTTAGTGAGCCTTTCTGAACAAACTAAACTAGTAGGCTTTTGCAAAAACTACATAAAGATTTGTTTCATTTGAACAAGAAGAAAAAATACATTTATTCTTCTTTAAAGGCTTGTCGAATTCTTTAGGAATACATCTTGTTGTAGCACCTGTTTCAGCTTTTATTTTTTCCTCAGCTTCTCCTAAACAACAAAATGGTGCAATAACGAATTTACTATTTGAAATACCTTCTTTAAATTTATCGTATGTATCTACAAAAATGGTATTTTCATCTAGTCTTTTTTTAGCTTGTTCGTATAAATTATCGTGAATTTTATCTAATAATTTATCAATAATATTTTTAACATCGGTGATAGCAACAGTTATTTTTTCTAAGTTATCCCTTCTAACAATTGTAACGCTATTATTATCAATATCTTTAGGTCCAATCTCAATTCTTAAAGGTGTACCTTGTATTTCAGAGTTTGAAGATTTATATCCAGCAGATTTATCCGTATCATCAAGTCTAACTCTATATTTTCTACCTAATATTTTTTTTAGTTCAGTTGCCTTTTCATGAACTCTTGAATCCTTATTTGCTAATATTTCTATTATATCAATTTGAACTGGTGCAACTCTAGGCGGGATAATAATTCCTCTGTTATCACCGTGTGTCATGATTATGGCTCCTAATAATCTTGTTGATACCCCTCATGATGTTTGGTAAACATTCTCTTTCTCATTTTTTATATTTTTAAATTCTATTTCAAATTTTTTAGAAAAGTTTTGGGCAAGATAATGACTGGTTCCAGCTTGCAAAGCTCTACCGTCTTTCATCATAGCTTCAATAGTATAAGTAGAACAAGCCCCTGCAAATTTTTCATGTGGTGTTTTTTTTCCTAAAATTGTAGGTATAGCCAAATAATTTTTTAAAAATTTTGCATATATTGAAATCATTTTTTTAGTAAAGTGTCTAGCTTCTAAAGTGTCTGAATGACATGTATGACCTTCTTGTCATAAAAATTCTCTGCTTCTTAAAAAAGGATTGGTTGTTTTTTCTCATCTGACAACATTTGCCCATTGATTGTAAATTATAGGTAAATCTTTATATGATTCTATGTTATTTTTAAAAACTTCTGCAAAAAGAACTTCACTAGTTGGTCTTATATAAATTTTTTCATCTAGTTCTTTATCACCAACTTTTGTTATTGTTGCTAATTCTGGATTAAAGCCTGCAATATGTTCTTTTTCTTTAGCTAAAAGTCTATCAGGAACAAAAAGTGGAAGATAAACATTTTGAATTTCATTTTCTTTAAAAATTTTATTTAGTTCTTGTTGAATAAGTTCTCAAATACCATATGAATTAGGTTTGAAAACTAATGTTCCTTTTATTGGTCCGTAATCAATTAATTGTCCTTGTTTTACAACATCTGTATATCATTTTGCAAAATCTTGCTCTAAAGGTGTAATTTTTTCTAATTGTTTCATAGTATATTAATTATATATTGAAAGTTGAAATATTGTAAAAATATACATTTTAATGACTTTTTTTAACTTTTTAGTAAAAAAATGACGCAAATTGCGTCATAAAACTATTTTCTTGATATTACATAATGACCGTTGTTTGTTACTAGAACATCATCTTCAATTCTAGCTCCACCTAATCCTTCAATATAAATTCCAGGCTCAACGGTTATTATCATTCCAGGCTCCAAAATATAATCACTTTTTGAACCAACACTTGGTAATTCATGCACATCAATACCTAAACCATGACCTGTAGAATGAACAAAATATTCGCCATAACCTTTTTCTGTTATATATTCACGACAAATTTTATCAATTTCACTGGCTTTTATTCCAGGTTTAACTGCATCCCTGCCCTTTTTAGCAGCTTCTTTAACGATATTTAATATTTCAACTGCTTTCTTATCTTTAGCATTTTCTTCTCCACCGAAAATAATAGTTCTAGTAATATCAGCGCTATATCCTTTATATAAAGCACCAAAATCTATTTTTAATAAATCACCAATTTCTATTTTTTTATCAGTTGGATGATGATGAGGTTCAGCAGAATTTGCTCCAGTTGCAACTATTTCATCAAAACTTTCTTTATCAGCACCATGTTTTTTAAGTAAATAATTTAAATAGGCTGCAACTTCTTTTTCAGTCTGTCCTGGTTTAATTCATTTAATTAATTCATCATAAGCTTGTAATGAAATATCAACTGTTTTTTGCATTAATTCTAACTCTTCTTCGCTTTTTTGAATTCTTAATTCTTGACCTAGAATTAAACCAACAGTTGTAGGCTTAACAAGTTTTAAAATTTGTTGATATTGCGAATATAAAACATAATCTTTTTCTATTGCAATTTTTTTATAGCCTTTTTCATTGAAAAAATCAATTAAAGAATTTTGTGTTAATAATCTAACTTCAACATTTTTTGCATTATTTCTAGCATATTCAATATAACGACCATCTACAAATAAATAAGCTTTATTTTTTTCAATTATAATTCATCCGTCAGTTGTTTGAACTTTTGAGTATCATAATCTAGTTTGTGGGGCCGGAGAAACAATGGCCTCAATATTTTTTTCTAAAAATAATTTATTGAGTCTATTTTTATTCATAATTAAATCCTTTTTTATATTATTCTGAAAAATAACCGAATCTTTTTAAAATTTTCTTGTCATCAACTCATTTCTCAGCAACTTTAACATTAGTTTTTAAAACCACTTTAATACCTAATTGATTTTGTATTTTTTTTCTTGAAATAGTTCCTATTTTTTTTATCATTGAAGCATCTTTCCCTATTAAAATGCCTTTTTGGGAACGTTTTTTAACAAATATTGTTGCATTTATTTCAACAAAATCTTCATATTCAAAAAAATCATTAATTTCTACAGCTATCGAATGCGGTAATTCATCATGAAGTAAATTAATAGCAGATTCTCTAATTATTTCTTTTGATATAAAACGCATAGTTTTATCTGTTATAAAATCTTCTTCATAAAAGGGATCTCCTTCATAAGAAAATTCCTTAATAAGTTGAATTAAAGATTCAATAGATTTGAAGTTATTTTCAGATATTGAAACTATATGTTTAAAATTATAGTTTTGTAGTTCACTTATTTTTTCGTTTATTTGTTCTGGCGTCTTAGCCAAATCTATTTTTGAAATAACCGCGATTTTATTTTCAATGTTTTTTATTTTTTCTAAAATCAATTTATCACCAGAAAGTACTTTTTCATTTGCGGGTGATAAAAATAATAAGCAATCTATATCTTTTAATGAGTCAAACGCATCTTTGTTTAAAAATTCACCTAACAAGTTTATTGGTTTGTGAATACCAGGTGTATCCACAAAAATTAATTGATATCCATTTTCAGTTAAAACACCTGTTATTTGATTTCTAGTAGTTTGAGGTGTGTTGGAAACAATAGCGGCATTGTAATTTATAATTCTATTTAATAAAGTACTTTTACCAACATTTGGTCTACCGATAATGCTTGCAAAACAAACTTTCATTATTTTATTTGCTCACTTCTAATTGGATAAGGTATTAGTTCTACCAATTTGTTAACTCTATATTCAGTTCCTTCTCCGTTATATTGGTATACTAATGCATCATTTGGCATGAATTCTGTCATAACTTGACGACATCCTGCACAAGGACTAACGAAATCCTTGCCAGAAGAAATTATGTGTATTTCTTTAAAATTACCCATTTTTCCTCCATAGGCAACTGAACCAAATAATGCACTTCTTTCTGCACATAAACCTGATGGGAATGCAGCATTTTCTACATTAACACCGTGATATTCTTTGCCTTCATTATCAATTGCAATAGCTGCAACTTTAAAATTTGAATAAGGACAATATGATTTTTCTAAAAGCCCTTTTAATACTTTAATTTCCATTTTCTTTTTCCTCTCTTTTTCTATTGATATTTAACGGTTTAAAAATATCGTCTACTATTTTATTCATTTGTATTCTTTCTTCTTCTAATTCATGATCAAAACCCATTAAGTGAACTAATCCATGAGTAAATAAATAACAATATTCTCTCTTAATACTGTGATTAAATTCTTTTGCTTGTTGTTTGACTTTTTCATGGCTAATAATTAATTCTCCTAAAGGAAAAATTGGAAGATTTTTATAAATATCTTTTCCACTAAAATCAAAAGATAAAATATCTGTAGCATAATCTTTATTTCTAAATTTTTTATTCAATTTTTTAATTTCTTCATTGTTTGTTATTAAAACATCAACTGAAATTTCTTTATTTTCTAATTTAAAATAAGTTTGCAAATTTCTTAAAATTTGTTTAAACTCCTTTTTAAATCTAAAAGTTTTTAAACCATTATATTTAATATCAATATTTAATTTAATCATAATTAAATTATAAATTATTTAAATTATTTTAAATCCATAAATTATATTTAAAAAGTTGGTAGTTCCTACGAATACTTTTGTTTCAAAAAAGTCATTAATTTTTATATATTTTTTAATATTTACATCCTCAAACCTTATGTCAAGTATAGTTTTGTTATCAATATATTTTATGTTATATATTACTGCTTCATAGTATTTTTGGTCAATATAAACATTTAATTTTTGATTTATTTTTAATTTGAAAAAAATTTTACTTTGTATTTCATATTCTGTGCTATTTTTGTTGATAGACTTTATGATAATATGTTTTATTTCATCTACTTTATAGAAAAAGCAAAAAAATATTATTAGTATAAAAAACACTAAAATTAAAAAAAATATAATAAATATTTTTTTATCTACATGAGTTAATTTTTTCAAAATTTACCTCATTTTCTTCAAAAATATATTTTTTACTATGACTTATTTCAACAAAAAAAGCTTCATTTTGATATTTTTTTATCATTTCTTTTATAAGATTAAAATTTTCAATATCTATTGATTCAAAAGCCTCATCTAAAATTATTAATTTATATTTTTTAATAAATAATTTTAATAAATTAATAAATTGTTTTTGCCCATTTGAAATATTTTTACCACTATCATTAATTTCTGAGTTGATATTTATTTTAAATTTTGAAAATAGATTTCCTAGGTTGTATTTTTCAATATTATTAAAAAATTCTTTTTTATAGTCATTCTGGTTTAAAGAAATTAAATTAAGTATATTATCATTTGGTATAAAATCATTTGTTGAAATATAACAACAAGAATTCAAAAAAGCTTCTTTATTTATATTTTCAAATGAAACTTCATTTATTGAATAAGTTCCCAAAAAGTTAATAATATTTCCTACAAGTATATTACAAAAAGTACTTTTGCCAGAACCATTTTTCCCTGTTAGCTGAATATTTTTATTTATGAAAAATTCATTAATGTTAATAATATTTTTTCCTAATTCATATTGAAAACTTAAATTATTTATTTTTATATTTTTAATTTTATTTATTGTAATTCCGTTTTTATAATCTTTTTCAATAAAATTAAAAATATAGTTTAATTGATGAATGTGCTTTTTTATTAGCATTCTTGTCATTATTATTCCTGATATTTCTAGTAAAGGATTTGTAAAAAAGTTAGAACTAGTCAAAAATAGCATTAAATCTGAGCTATTAAATTTATTATTAATTATCATTATTGTTGAAATACTTATTATTAGAATACCAATATTACCTATAATTAAGTTATTTATTAACAAATTATTATTTTGTATATTACTAAATTTATATTCATTATTTTTAAAATCATAAAAAGCATTTTTTAGTTTATAAGATAAATAGTCCCTTATATCAGTATTATATATTTGATTTCTTAAATTAATTATGTCAATTTCATCTTTTGTTTTTCTAATAGATGAATAAACAAATTTATTGTATGTATTATTTATGTAATATTGATAGATGGAATTTATTATTAAAAGAAAAAAAGTACAAATGCTAACAATTATAAAAAGTTTATAGTTAATTCATATTAATAAGAAAAATGAAACAATAATTGTTATTATTTGATTTAAAATGCTATAAGCAAAATTTGATTGATTATTTGCAATTTGATTAATAAAACCTAATCTTTTATAAAAGTCAACTGTATTAATTTTGCTTAATTGATTATGATAAGAGTTTGAAATTTTTTTAAAAAATTCATTATGTATATTTAATTCAATTTTATTAGTTATCTTTTTTACAATTATATTTTTAATATATTGATTAGTAAATCTTAAGAGATTAATTCATATAAAAATAAAAGCTACAATAAATAAGGTGTTTTTGGCTAAGTTAGGTATTATATATTCAAAAACAATTTTTATAAAAAATGTAGAACCAAATATTAAAAAATTATTTAATACAGCAATAAATAATAAAATATAGACATCAGTTTTTTTAGGCAATAGTTTATTAATTTTATCTTCTAGTTTAAAAACTTTATCTTTTGACATTTCACTTACTTCTGTAATAAAAAAAGCAATATTTAAAAAAAGTT from Mycoplasmopsis maculosa includes the following:
- a CDS encoding PolC-type DNA polymerase III — protein: MDYLNYNVKKFHLFCESVQIKVPENLKNTELLNLEYKKNTDEFNNFIDSIYFKLKFNDFITPSEFIFIYKEIKSKKDIFKIEVDFIMSKIQYTKESIIDFINVLINEKNKFNKILKLNLNEILELKNNELIIKLDNNEFNYYKEIFESIHEKIKKFGFKEIIFTFIKNEEKQEYVLEENIQEKNEKIKKMLDHFSNKAIEITKNNSYPENKFRNPKKTFANINYQNISLEKIKDVDNNSYVSFVGEVFKKDKKPVYRNGQSSFTFYVSNYKEAVKCNWYSKGEFKREDLDLIEIGNWVKINAQIPSLERVSRGFFVYVNTITSSNSLFEINIDNNPIKRIELHACSKMNTMDGLMQPNEIVERAKKLGMSSVGIMDLDGVQGYPEFYLACKKNNIKGIYGATYSVIDDYNKSVYGPILKGNISDFEFVSFDIETTGLSPRFHELIEFGSITVDTNLRKKDKNQFFAKPKNKLSQFTIDLTKITDKLIEDEGFSIKESLLKIYDILNNKVALAHNARFDYNFLKEQFRLNEIPFPNVTVIDTLAISRMLNPEKRSHKLGQVANRLGIDYDSEIAHRADYDANVLADIWINLLNELKKININTFEDLTKYTSKEFESRKYPNEISTIIKNTNGLKEQYKLITKSLTENYNNGPKTYLSTIQNINRNNILIGSGTLKSRLYDKYFYSCQEDFLKELEIYDFIEILPPQNMKHFVDRNIITENDLLKGIEEIIHFAKKMNKLVIATSDARYLDDKDKEFFKTLVYAKGIKNVRHYLYDSDFKYDLPLPDQKFLNTQEMIDSFNFLNNKELVNEIVIENPNKINEMTEDLQIIKEGLFTPKFDNSDVKLREYVYKTAHEIYGENLPPLIKDRIEAEINPIINYGFSVIYWITHKLVKMSVDQGYVVGSRGSVGSSFVATLSGISQVNPLPPHYICKKCKFFELVENPEVRNGYDLDDKECNNCGELVKGEGHNIPFETFLGFKADKVPDIDLNFSGEFQGKIHDEIKNIFGENHTFRAGTIQTVAEKTGYGYAKNYMEEVNKDFSDSFALFIGTKLEKIKRTTGQHPGGVIIIPKEFEVYDFTPVNYPANDTESSWFTTHFDYHAIHDNVLKFDMLGHDNPTIIRKLQEYTGVSVDDIPHKDEKVIESFINIEALSIKKEQVQNEPTGALGIPEFGTNFVRQMLVQAKPKSFADLVSVSGLSHGENVWLENAQDLILKQGLKIDDVISCREDIMYMLINKGVENSLAFKIMEKIRKGKGLTDEEIDLLKNHNVPEWQIKSMNKIVYLFPKAHAVAYVLMAWWISWFKVYYPLAFYASYFASHARAIDISNMVDKRNGTKVTTKLIELKNKNSDLISTKEKDLIPVLEITEELYARGMYIEQIDIEKSQAHEWIVDNDKNCLIPPFDSIDGLGPAVAESIVQARNESPFKSKEDFKNRTDVNKTLFETIKAMGILKNLNDTDQFTLF
- a CDS encoding MG284/MPN403 family protein, with the translated sequence MINVDYIKEIHSLLRNNEKYKIVQTICNLEINKLKINEMNKNGITITSLDQINNYKLNKIHGRIKDTISKLNYANKIILLNDFIFKNENNKFWYEEFFSKSTYYKKRAEAVEEFLFYFLN
- a CDS encoding IS30 family transposase, with amino-acid sequence MNYIKINYKIRSIIDISLNVERKTISEIAKILNISRQSISNEIKINSDYWGYNSEYAEVKHRNREKWKNHFKFINKMNSYKHYSKEFKNKYNKKTFSVELTHLYIKNNFNFKIPSIKTVYNWINSNLWVIKRKNILRKQYTKGGKRDGGPAYKRLVGARWVRPFWTRPREINERSTFGHWEIDLIVGKQKAGHSHILSFVERYSRYGILVKVDSKNPWYIALILFELIKIYNLNVKSITSDNGFEFNSLFIIGYKLKIFIYKADPYASQQRGTNENFNGYVRRFFKKKTDFNLISNNEILKVQREINNIPRKIHGYLSASEMYALCEIKEPGLNIPLNEKLYSWQNKKRESNGSRNKFWKTKK